In the Zingiber officinale cultivar Zhangliang chromosome 5A, Zo_v1.1, whole genome shotgun sequence genome, GATCATTGATACATTTTATACTATTAAACAGTAAAAACAAGTTCTTATTGAGCCAAGTATTGATCTTGTTCACCAACATCCTATTCATTTTTAGCCCTAGAAGTAGATTTGAAAGGAAGATAGAAAAGAGTTTGATCCTCTGCCGTAAGAATAACCACTACTCAAGGAAGAAAGAACAACTTATAACTTAGGACTTATAAAAACTAGTATATATACAACAGATGTTAGATACCTTTAATCCAAATGAAGTGTTAGGTGCATGCCCAAAAAACGTGTTAGGAGGTGCTGTAGGCGTTACATCCATCTGTGCGAATGTTGGACTCATTGGGATAGGTGATGAAATTGAATGTAATATGTTCTGTGTTCTAATCCACTGATCACAATCTTGCATAATCTTTGACAAAGCTGTTTTAATTCGAGCTGGAAATGACAGATAAATATTTGAAATTAGCAACTATATCACACAGAATGTGATTCAGCTCTATCATGCTTAGGTAAAGAATTGAAGGAAAATATAACCACTTCTCACAAGGTAGAAAATCTGGTATGGGTTTCCCACTTTGACTAGCTTCTGGCTGACCAAAGGTCTcaaatataaaatgataaaatatacCAAACAATTGACAGATGCCCTGCAATAACATAATGAGCAAAAATATATATTACAAAACCATCAAACCTCTAGAACAACATAAAAAGCATATGCTTCAGCTTACCTTGAAAAACTCAACGTTGATTATTTCTAGTTTCTGCATAAGCCTAGCATACTTGTCCAACAACCTGATTCATGGGAGGGAGTAAGAAAATTCAGAATTATTAGTGATATATCAGTGTAATCAATATTCTAATGGATAAGAAGTAGCCCCCGGGCTACGGTGCAGTGGTAAGGGTGCTTAGTTGTCTTCCAGGCACTCATGGTTCGATTCCCAGCTACGACGTAATTGCAgggatttttcctccaaatggaacTTGCAACTAAGAGATGCTGGGCTTTTGGACTGCCCACCACAAAtgcttcctgatttaccctggtggccggtggaaaaTTTCCGTAGGGCCGGGCCGGTCAccccaggctcgacgttacccaacctagttaatcatttttttttaatggatAAAAAGTACCTTAAAAGATAAAGCGAAGACGCTGTCTGTGCTGAGATTTCCTCACTGCTCCAGGTTGAGGATTTTGTTCTGTTATGTATGGGTTTAGATATGCGACTAGGCAACTGACTATCCTCATCAATAAAGTCGGCAAGAAGATCTTCATTCTCATCCTCCATGACAGAACTACTTCCATTAGCCTGATCATTATAATAGCTCTTTGGAGATATATCATCATTGTGTGAAATACCAACACGTCCTTGGCCTAAATTTGAGGTTGATCCATTAAGTGATAAGATAGATCGTGGTGATTCCTTTGAGACAAATGTCAGCTTTGAATAAAATGGATTTTCCATCTGAAGCCAATAGGCAAATCCATTCTGTTTGCCAGAATCAACAGAATCATTAGTTCTCTTCAACTCAAGCATAGACATGGATGCATGACCTGGAGAAGGAGCAATCAATGGAGCCCCATCACCAACAAGACCAGCTAAATTAATTACTTGTAGCGTGTTCATTGACATCTTCACCCACGATTCTTTTTCTAGAATCATCTTAAGAGCCTGGTTGCAGAAAATATTACAAATCAGCCATTATATGTAACATGGCAAACTAGCAGCTAAAATAATAGAACATGAGATGACATGGCTCAAGATTTCAATGAAAATGGCATATACCATCGCAAAAGAATTACACATACACATAATATACAGTATGAAGATTAAGATATTCTAGATCATATACAAGCAACTACATGATGTTAGTTAATTTGTAAAGAACAACATAGGCACTTTCAGTTGGCAGATATCAATATATACATGAGAAATATGATTTAAACAATACATTATCTTTCTTTATCCAAAACAAAATCATGGTCTAATATTTCCCATAAACTACCATTTTGGCAATGAACTGATTTGTGGATGTCTTTTTGTTATGCACAATGACTGATAACTACCCAAGAGGATAACTGATTCTTGGATTGGAACGCTCATAACCACATGGAAATTAGGTCCATCTGAAAAGGCTTATTTATAGATAAACTATGATGTTACACAAGTTAACTAGATGTGGCGCTAGAGTCAATTGCAAGAATCAAAATATATAAACTATCACCAATGTTTCAATTTCATACTGGACAATTTTTGCTCCAAACAGACGCATCAATTTATAGCAATTATTCAATCTATGTAATCAACTCATTACTTAAACACACCCCATGGCCTACAACTAGAGAGAATTTCACTTAATAAGAGACACAAATAAGCTCGACTCATTTACAGAATAATATAAGGTTTTCATGTCTATCATATGAGATCCTTATCAATGGCAACTTCCAAAATACATATGATTGAGACAGTGGAAATGGATAGCATTCAATACAACATGAGATTGTACTATTTAttttaggcaaaaaaaaaaaattgcagccAAAAGACCTTTAATAAGGCAGCTAGACGTGTATCAAGATGTCACCTATGCCCGACAGCTAATAGCTGTAGGTAAATTCATctttaattgtttaaaaaatacTGTTCTATAAAGCATTATCATAGATAAAAACTTCTTATTGATACAAAAGTACCCTGCAACAACACTGAATGCATAAGGTAAGTTGATTGGCATGCTAAATCTTCACAGAAAACAAACAGACAAAGACAAAACTTGAGAAACAAAGTTGTAAAACTCAGCAATGCTACCAAAAAAAAAACTGTCGAACATAAAACATATGGTTAATGCTGTCAAAATTGTGCATTTTGATGAATGGAGCAGTGACCAATAGCATTGCTTACAAAAGGTGAAGTCTCAAGCAGATTAATTATATTAAGTCTTAATATCAAATAAATAGACCAAGAGACAtggtgagaaaaaaaaagagttcagTATAAATAAGAAAATCATGTCAAAAATCATATCGTTATTGAAGTCTGCATCTTCTTGAATGAGTGGCGGCAGACATTCATGATCCCGCATGATAGTAACAGAACGGTGAGTATAGATGTAGACAATACAAATCATAACAACAGATGAATCTCCATAGCAATGTAAGTTCAAAAATCAGTAAAAAAATGTATCATAAAAATCCATACAAATGACAATCAAGGACTTCAAATTCTAATTGTCCAACACCAATCTTAGAGTACAAGAGATTAAGTGACAAGTTAACTTTGGCACTGATATTACAGAGAGTCAACATTATCCTATGCAAAGCCAGActgagaaacagtttgaaaaattcttgaaaaactatcaattttcttaaagaTTTTATCCATTTATTCTGTGTACATGACTTGATCAAGGTCACCACAGAAATGTTAATCCCTTGCAAGCACAGTTACTGAAGGAGATCCAAAGTATCCAATCATCCAAGGCTTATACATTAATATGTAAATTTATCGTGTCTCAAGATATTACACATGTTTTGAATGTTGAAATAGAAATACAATGGTAATCTTCTATATTTTTATGGCATATAAGTCTACAGATAAACCCAAAATACTCACAGAAGGAAGATAACATACTGAACCAACTACATAATACCAAATAGCATTCAACCAAATTATGACAACATTTCATTTTAAAGTCCCATAAAGCTAAATAAGATACTCAACCAGAAGACATAAAAGTCAATTGAAGTAATATACATAATACGACATCACTGTGCAACATTACGTACATACACATTTTGACGGTGAAAGGATGCCAAATAACTTTCGCAAGTAGTCTTCAATTTCTGCCTGAATTCAACAGCCTTAGTGCCACAGAATGCTTCACCAGCTAAGATAAAAATATTGAGATCTTCGTAGTTCCGTAAGAATTGGTAAGTACTGGTTGAGCAAAtagcagaagaagaaagcaaaacTGAGACACGACTTGAAGTCAGTTGCCACAGATTTTTTCTCCCTTTTCCTAATGTGTGAGAGACAAAAGCTGTTGCATCCTTTCTCAACTGGTAGAAAGGAGAATCACAAGCTGAAGTGGCAACCCCAGCCTCACTTAAATTAGTTGGCCTTTCCATTGTAGAACTACAAGAACTTTGTGGCATGGTATCTGGACTTGTGGTGGTTACATTGTTTGGCACAATAATTCCATCCATCTGGTTAGATGACATAGGTGCATAGTCAATATGCTCGATTGAGTGAGTTGGAACAATGGACATTGAATCAGGTATAGATCCTTCCAAGTCATGTGATGTGCTACTTTTCTTCAGATCAATGTCAGGCTTCTGGGAACCTAAGACCTACCATATGAAGAAAAGTTTACAGGTAATGTACAACCTTGCAATGTGAAAATGGAAGCCGAGGCAATACATTCAATATAAAAGACAATTAAAAAGTGGAACACCAATAAAATCTCCAAAAGTTATATCATAAGCTGACAGACGCCTATGCATGAAAATTCTGTCAAAATATAAAACCCTGTATTCTAAAACTAGTAAAAAAATTGCTTGTGCAAAGGTCTCAACTTATCTTGCCATCATCATcaaaattgtgttagtcccaataAAGCTGGATCTTAATCCTCTAATAAACACTATCCGATGCAATATCACTACTAATATTCAAATCAATTAAATCACCTTTTAttatatgtaaaaaaaattcaTCTCTCTCTCTACCACTTACACCTTACACTTTTAACACTGTTCAATTAACTTATCTTGCCATTGAATCTATTATTCACCTTAGACATATCCACACTATCTCAACCTCTTTTTTTATTACTTTATGAAACTATTAGAAGTAGAACTAATTACTCTTGGATAgtaatcttttttattttatcctcTCTAGTAACACCACATAACTATTTCAGTGTCATCTCTGATTCATTAGATTCTCATGTGTATTGTTTCCTGATTAACCAACACTCTATTCATGATGGAAAATAACAAAATCTTACGATAAATACTGATCACACAAGATTCCAAGATAATAAAAGCTATTCTCCATTTTACAGATTATATCTTCATCAATATCACAGATTTTCCAATAATAGTACTATGTTATCTCAAATAAGctttgaataaataaataaacagaaACTTCAATTCGAGATTTCAAACCTTATGTtcaatagaaaaataaataaacaattagtGACTTCTTGTTGAATAAGCTTTGAATTACTATTTACATCAAAATAGAGTGTGTAAGCATTGTATAGAATTGAAAAGTGAAATCATAGGGTGTAACTTCAGTATTAAGGAGGCTGATGCATAAACGCTTGAACCCATAAAACAAGAAAGGCTGTAGACTAAAGTAAATTGATTGTGGAACTAAGATCATGAGAGTGGATCTATGGATCCTCTAATAGTTGTCCAGGTTAAGTTTACTCCACTTGCTTCATTAGCCTTCCCTTCTTGATGCACAAAATTAGCAGAAACCAATAATCTACATTTCCTTTAATAATCAAAGGCCAGTAGTTAATGCAAACAAGCCTATTACTAGCAACAATAGAGAACCACTACACAGACCAACACCAAACAGAAATATAAGCCTTTGTCTTAGTTGCTATCCAATGTCAAGGAGATGTACTTAAATCAATGTCTATGACAGAAAAAAGAAGATAGAATCTAAACCTTTATACATTAGTAGGATTTCTCTTCACTAAAAGGGCTAATATTGGACATGGAACACCATAGCAGCAATGATACTTGAAATTACAATACATACAATGCAAAGAAAGCAGTTTGCTTGAGACGAACCataacctgtgttttgataaattCTATTTTTCCtaaagaaaataatacatcaACAGAATTTGTATCAAGAAAATCAAAAACAAATATGGCAAGGAAAATTTACAGGAATATTAAGTCAGGCTCTTTCATCAGTTAGGTACTCGACAAGACAATTAGATGTGTTATGTCTCCATCCATCAAAGTAGGGACCAACTAGCAGTTTGCAAACTGGCATTGATCAATACATGCTTACGGGATAACAGGCTTTACAAGTTGACAACACTAAAAACTTAATAAGAAAAACTAGTTCAAATTCATGATTTGGCAGGTACGCATTGACTGGTATGTGGTAGTAGTACACTATGTATCAACCAGAATTACACATCCATCAAGGTAAAACTAGGCAGCAATTAAACTGCCATGGTGAAAAGACTCAGCGTGGGTGGCTGCATCATTTATTTATgccatttctttaaaaaaattcagGCAATTACTTTGTAGCAAAAGTCCGTAAGTATAAAAGTGGGAGAAGAGTAATAATTGGTGGAAATCTAACAAAGAATGAATAAATCTAACCAGTACCAAAAGATTATAATTAACTAGGGAGTCATCTAAAAAACTTGTCCAAGAACCAAGGAACCAGATACATGCAAACAATAGTTGACATGTGCACAtaacaacaacaagaaacacaTTAAAAAAGAGCAAAGCAAATGGACCATGCTAAATGCATGAATTTCAATTTTTGGTATTCTGGTAAATAAAAGAGAAGGACCAGCTAAAGAAGATGAAAAAGTTATATATTGCAAAATATTATATAGATAATACAGATAATTGAAGGTGATGACAGCAAAGGATATACATTCTTACCTTTTCTTGTGAATGAAAGCTCATAATAGAGTAATATGAACACATTAACCTAAATAAGACATCCAAAGTTCTCAACAAACACTGACGAAATTGAGATTCAGGTATCTGAATGCAGAGATCACTGTAAGTGAGTCTGAAACAAGAAACCTATTAGGCATTTATAAAATTCATATGCATACATAGCAATGTGCAGAGAGAAAATTTAGCTAAAAAGACGCACCTACTTGTCAGCGAAGGATTTCCAATTTCCTGTAATAAAATTTACTGATTAGTAACTAGTAATCAAAAGGAAGACCTTACAAATGCAACAAATTCACAACATCAGCAAGCTATTAGAGGAAAAACAAGAGTAAGCAAATACAAGAGGAGGATACAGATTTACAGATAGACATCAATTCAGACTATTGTAAGTCAAAGTACAGCAATTCCTCCACTGCAAACCACTTCTGACCCTTGGGTGGCAGCGAACAAGCACATCTCATACTTCAACCAATTACAGTTTTACACTTCAAAAAAGTAAACAAAGCATGGAAAAGGGAAGCGTTTTTTATCTTCTATATCATCTCTAATTTTAGATTGAAGGAATTTGACAATATAACTTGCCGTGAAATGTCCAATTAGAGTTATTTCCACATGCAGCAACTAGATTGTCTCTCCAAAATAAAGAttactttccaatgatgattgaACAAAACCCCTAGCATTCAGGCTAAATGCATATATTCTAAACCTAAGGAGTTGATTGAACTGCTCAGATCAGAAAGAGTAAACATATTATAGAAACACATTAACAAACATAAAATCAAATGCATATAAATTGGTGACACGAAGAGGTAACTTATAACCCTACTTTGAACATTTCTAAAGCAGCAAATGCAGAAAGCATTATGTTGAATGTTAAATAATATAGAGAGTTAGACCGAAGAATCATAAACCAGTACAGAAGgcatagaaaattcaaaattttcagtTAATCTTTCCCAGAAAGTAATTTGAAAGAGGGAAAAATCATTAAGATAAAGAAAGGAGCCTCCagtaaaaaatttcataaaatctGAAGTTTTTCTTAACATCAGATAACAATTTGCAGTTTGACATGTAGAATTCATTTAATTCAACAAACAAAGAGTCATCTTAAGTAATTAACATTAGTGGTGAAGCTAGATGGTTACTGGAACACAACACTGAAAGATCAAGGTTATGTCTCTGAGATGTGGAACTTTTAATGTATTTCTCATGAACCTATACAAAATCAGAAAAGTTCTGTAATTAATGTGGCACCCAGAAACttgaaaagaaatagaagaaacaGAAGTGATTACCTCTGATATCATATCTTTCAACACAGAATGTGTTTGAGAGAGAACTTCCTGCATAaagaaactctgaattttctcaCCAAGACCAGCTATATCTCCCATCAAGGCATAAGCATCAATTGCCTGCAGAGGATTGAATTCACAGAATTAGTAAAAAGAATTGTGCCTGAACAAGGAAAGCCCACTTGGCAAGAAGTTAAGATGAAAAATGAAAATCAGTATAATAATAATAGTTTTGCTCAGACTACGAAAGGGTTTGTTGATCAGTACTCTAAGCCAAGGTACAAAGATATGATTCATGgtgataaaaaaaatgtaaaataataACTATGCTAATTTGTTGGGTTGAGAATGTCAGTTGTTGCATTATATTAGATAATTTACAAAAATACAGAAAAGGGAAGCCGAAAGAAGAAATTATTGAAAGAAATACAACTTAGTTGTCAGATACTAACAGTTacatagctttcttcttcaaatgCCCTGCAAACACCCAGCAAATGTGAATCTAGCTTTTGAATTGTCCTAGCAAGCCAAGCCTGCAGACATATAGGCATGAAATGTCAAATTATCATGCAAAGAGAAGGATACAATAGAAAAGAGAAATTACAAGTACTTCTTACTGTGCATCTACATTATTGCCAAAACTAAGTCCAAGAAAGAAGAGCTTGTGCTCACAATGAAGCACATGTTATCAGGTTTTACCATTGTTGAATCATAAAATGAAGTGATATCCTAGAATAAACTGAAAATTAGTACACTAGATCATATCTCTAACTTTCTCATCTTATGGTATTGGCATTCATTCAGCCTTCTCCACCAAGGACAAGTATTGGTTCTAATTTTCAGTTTCTTCAAAAGCAACAAAACTATATTAGTATATTGTGTGAAATTTCAACCAAATATCTTGCATCCTAAACAATCCAATCCTTGCAGTAATATAGTCAAAGCAGTAAACCAGCTGAAAGACCAGAAGTAGTACAATTTCAACTTACAGCATGTAAAAGTTTGAGGAAGCCTTATACATTATTTAGAGTTTTTAGAGGTGTCAATAGCAACCACTGAAGAACTTTGTACCTTGGTCTAAACTTTCAACCACCAAACTTTTCTCATTGCACAATTTTGAATTTATACCAATTATAAAATCCATTGCCATAATTGTTACCACTTGCTTTATTGTTCTCAAAATGATTATGCAATCAATGAGTTTTAAGCTTCTAAGCCAAAAGGTTAGAAGTAAAACAAGTTACCAAATGAATTTGGCAAATGGActtgcaaagaaaactaacctcAACTCCATGTCCCATCTCTTGAATAACAGAAAGCTCAGAGTAATTATCTAAAATTTGCAGATACTCAGGTAACAACTGAAATGCCTGTAACAGGACAACGGCCAGGTCATAAGAAGGAAAATTATTCAGACAAGATAACCACACAGAGGTTGTGTTTGTAGCATagaacttctaatttaaatttaagcaTGGAACAGGATAACACCATAAAAACCTGGAATAGCAAACCACCTGACAATACTTTCCATTTTCAACAAGAACTTCTAGGTCCATCTGCATGTCTATTGAACGACGAAGTTCTGTAAGAATTGGGATCATATCCTGCAGGACATATGAACCCAAGGATGACTTAATTATACAATGCCATCTAACAATCTGGCCAAAAATTAATGGCCTAGAAAATCAAACAAAATGTACAAAATGATAAGAAATTTTAATGGTAATAATAATCTATGTGGAAAACAAAGAAATAGAAGTATGGAGAGATCAACAACGGACTAACATGAAGACTTCCAAACATAATGGGAGATGATAAATATCTTTTAATGTAAGAAACCTTGATTCAGGTAAACTATAACAATCTTTCTGTCTTTCAAAGATGTCAAGGACCTGCAATTAAGGTCATTTAAATTGTATtgagtttttgaattttaaataaaaaaagatgAAGCAGTGAACAAGGAAATGTCACAAACAATGACAAGTCCTttgatttattttctaaaaaaagatTTCCCTATTTGAAATCCTCGGAGTTACTTGAAAATAAATGCTGCAGACGCAGAGTTATATTATACTACTAATACAGATGGCCATTTTACATAAGTAATTGAAAATAGGAAGATAAGTCATATAAGCTAAACATTCCGACAACTTCTAAACAAAAATCCTTCTTGTCAGTGATAagtggcaacaatgtcaaaaagAAGTTTGCAGAAAAGGAAGAAATAGTGAAGACATTAGATGCCAACCAGTAATGCTTGTTTCTTTCTTGACATTTTATTGACAACAAGATCTCTTGAAACCTCatttattgatgaagttaagtgtCGCCGCCCATTCTGTAAGAGTAGACATGcaaataaacatcatatcattTCAGCAGACTTAAGCAAGGAAAATAACTAACAACAAATGTATAGTCTTCATATAGCTACCATGCAGATGACATTCGCAACTTTCAAATCTTGCTCCAGCTCGGTCACTAACTGCATTCCCTTCACTGACCAAAGAAGAatcaagagaaaattttaaagtaCACTTAAgaaataggttaagttaattcATATCATTGTCAAGCAAACATAATGAATCAAGAAAAATATCATACCAAGAAACCATGCTTAGAAAAAGTAGAATTTTCGATAAAGAAAAATTTGTCCAGTGTCCAATAAAATTTAGTTTCCATAAGCAcaagattttaaaaattgttcTATTCTAATTGGCGTAGGCAAAACTTATTATTCTGTCAGCCAACCAACATGCTGAACAAGCTTGAAACCATGACTAACAGCAACAATTTTGTGTGAGTTTTCCATGGGATCCAGAGAAGGTGACAACTTCACCCGATACTTCATCAAGATCCTAAGAAAGGTAGCAACTTTGCATGAGGTTCACAATGACAATGACGGCTCCCTGCAAAGTGTGCTAGGCTGCCATGAGGCCACAAGAAGTTTACAATTTCACACGGAGTTCACAACAACAGAGGCAACTTCTCATGAGAGCACAGAGATGGCGTCATAAATCCTCCTCCcttattccttcctcttcttgGTGCCTCTAGCACCATGTGTCAACACAACACCGATACCAAATCGATCCAATCAATGAATCAAGGAGCTAAATCCCAGCTCAAAATGATATTTCAAATCTAGCACGAGCATATCTAAATTTAAAATGACTCTTCAAAAGTGAAAATTTGACTATATGTATGCTATTTGTCATGTATAATTGCTCATGCTAAATTGCTAATACTGAAGTGCAGATGACTAACTGAAGCCCTTGGATTCTTAACTCTATTCAGTTCCACCTATTATGATTTCAAAGAAACCAAGACCACTTTATCATTCGGTAACTTACAACACCATGATGCTAATGGATCAAAAATAAGATACAAAGACATAGACAATATAAAACTATGTTCTGCTGAAAGTCATGTGTATCTTCagttgtatgaaaaataattgaaAGATCAGCATCGTTCTCACTATCCTAGAGTCCAGAAACATACCCATCTCTTCATGGTGCTCCATGACATGATGTGACAACTGCTCTGATATCTTATCAAGTTGTGCCAACCTAAGGGTTGACTACAGTATCAGGAAAAAAAATTCACCAAATCAGGAGGTTGTAAAAATGCCCATAAagaggaaaaatatatataatagaaaCATGTATTACAGGAGTGGCACGTAGAAAATAAAATAGACATGAAAGCATATCAAAACAGAATCAGTGAATGTTGAGCTCAAATAGCAGCCATATAACTAAACAGATTTGTGACTACTAATACAAGTTCAACAAACGCATCACATGATTTATTTTCCTTATATTTCAGATTATTTCAATGGCTCATTTGACAGTGATATATGGTATACACGAGAACCAAAGTCAAGCATCTTTAATCTGGACCAAAACTTCCATCTCGAACACAATGTTTTCTGTGCATCAATGAAAAGAATGGCTGTCTGATCCCACTACTTAAAACCACAACTTATATTTGTATAGAACttaaattttaactaaattgTAGGATCACACAATCATTTAATCTGATTGTAAGATGCAAGTTTGTAAGTCAATGATTCATCCTAAATTAGAAAGGGATTTGGATAAGCATTAGCCGACCCCACATGGTGGGATAAGACtaggttgttattatatttggacAACATGATTGACATATCAAATGTTTACATCAACTGAATATTTAACTGGTCTGTAAATTACTATTATTAGTTCAAAGATATTCATTACTGAGGAATGGATATGCATCCATAAACTGTATAAAACCATGAAATTACCCAAGCACAAGCTGCCTGCTTTGGAAAACTATACTCCATGACATAAAGCGTACAATTGATAAAAGAATAgcaaaaatataacaaaacaggTAATAATATTAATGATCCCAGAAGTTATCAGTAAATTAACAAAATCCCTTTTTCTATGAGGCAAATTTTCAAATATCTAAACAACAAAATGAATACTTGAACGAACCAACCTTTTTATCAAAGTAGGTAGAATCAAGTTCTTCATCTGGAAAGTTTTCCAGGACATATCCAACTGGATCAAAATCCTGCAGACAAAATCATCATACCTTTTTCTTTTTGCTCATAGAGAACACAGTTAGCATTTAGCCACTTACAAAAGGAACTACTAGTAAATAAGCATTAGAATATTACTAGCAGAACAAGGACAGGAGGACATCATGACTCAGACAAATGTGAATAATGTATGTACTAGAGAAAATAGTATCAAAGCAAAGTGATTTAGTCTTTCAAGGGAAAGCCTGATGCTTGAACCATAAGATGACCATGACTGGAGCATTCACCATAGGATATGGAGAGAAAACCAGCCTAATGAACAAGACTCAGCATACTAACATGAGAAGAGAAAGTGTTACACCATACCAAACCGTAAGCAAATTGAACTTACAACTAAACGTAAATGGAACTAATAGTTACAACAGTAGATAACAAATTCCCTTGATTTCGCCAAAATAAAATCTCATACAGTCATTGGTTAGCCCTCGCATGAGCTCACTTATGGCGTCCAAGGGGACAATAAAGCAATTTGGAGGCCTTTGCATCCTCAAATTTGAGAACTCTTGTTAGAAATAAAACCTCATCATTAAATCATTTTGGAGGCTTTcaaatcttttaacttattatTAGTATAAATTCTAGCAACAAAGTAGCAATTCTTTCATGATGATTCTCAAGAATAGACAAGTTCCAACTACTTGGAAGTAGGTGTATAGTTCTATCCCGCCATGAAGCCAATGTAAGGCTATATTGCTAGTGCTGCCCAAGTGTTTCAAATCACTCAAAATTGTCATATAGATTTCTCCTTTATCTTTTTTCAGCTCACACGCCTCCATTCTGAACACTTATGTAATCATAGATTCTATCATTGTTTTAAACAAGGCAATAtcattggatttgttttatctcTATTTATCATCTACTAGAGCTAACTACTTCTTGATTGTATACTTTTATCTCAGCTAGTGGCAGGGGCAAAAAAAAATAAGGATTGGGAA is a window encoding:
- the LOC121980753 gene encoding syndetin-like; this encodes MRPDQAGNPPSFLDGDRAISEFETPGPLLFLPLLFIQGGGMDLSKVGEKIFSSVRSARSLGLLPSSSDRPEVPARAAAAAAIAHALAAIPPYQKVNRLSSSEESASIYNSKSIDDLEEEFYEEDFDPVGYVLENFPDEELDSTYFDKKSTLRLAQLDKISEQLSHHVMEHHEEMVKGMQLVTELEQDLKVANVICMNGRRHLTSSINEVSRDLVVNKMSRKKQALLDMIPILTELRRSIDMQMDLEVLVENGKYCQAFQLLPEYLQILDNYSELSVIQEMGHGVEAWLARTIQKLDSHLLGVCRAFEEESYVTAIDAYALMGDIAGLGEKIQSFFMQEVLSQTHSVLKDMISEEIGNPSLTSRLTYSDLCIQIPESQFRQCLLRTLDVLFRLMCSYYSIMSFHSQEKVLGSQKPDIDLKKSSTSHDLEGSIPDSMSIVPTHSIEHIDYAPMSSNQMDGIIVPNNVTTTSPDTMPQSSCSSTMERPTNLSEAGVATSACDSPFYQLRKDATAFVSHTLGKGRKNLWQLTSSRVSVLLSSSAICSTSTYQFLRNYEDLNIFILAGEAFCGTKAVEFRQKLKTTCESYLASFHRQNVYALKMILEKESWVKMSMNTLQVINLAGLVGDGAPLIAPSPGHASMSMLELKRTNDSVDSGKQNGFAYWLQMENPFYSKLTFVSKESPRSILSLNGSTSNLGQGRVGISHNDDISPKSYYNDQANGSSSVMEDENEDLLADFIDEDSQLPSRISKPIHNRTKSSTWSSEEISAQTASSLYLLRLLDKYARLMQKLEIINVEFFKGICQLFGIFYHFIFETFGQPEASQSGKPIPDFLPSRIKTALSKIMQDCDQWIRTQNILHSISSPIPMSPTFAQMDVTPTAPPNTFFGHAPNTSFGLKERCSSVETISLVAQVLHKSKAHIHSMLSQHNACVIEEFFIHLVDAVPDLTEYIHRATARMLLHINGYADKIANAKWEVKELGFEHNGYVDLLLGEFKHYKTRLMHGGISKEVQDLLLEYGLENVAETLIEGLSRVKRCTDEGRVLMSLDLQVLINGLQHFVTINVKPKLQIVETFIKAYYLPETEYVHWARTHPEFSKSQITGLVNLVATMKGWKRKTRLEILERIEAGN